ACTCCCCAAAATCTCTAATAGCTCAGCAATCCCGTTATGCTTTTCTGTCTCAAATATGAACCTGTAGAAGATATTATTAATCGCCTTCCTAATGAATGGACGGTGCACCATGAACTTCCCATATATCCTATGAAGTATTGTCTTCAAATACTCCCTTTCCCTAGGATCCTCCGAGTCAAAGAGATCAAGCAGCTTGATAATGAAACCATGATCGACGTATCTCTTGGCCAGCTTAGCATCGGTCTCAGGAGACTGGACAAACCTTAAGAATAGTTCATACACAATCTGCAAGTGCGGCCAAGCCGGGTCCATGAcaggttcttcctcctccatatcAAATGACTCAAGCGGCTTGTTCTCTCTTGGCGCGGGGTTCGGTACCCTGAACAAGTTGGTGGACACCATTTTGATGACCTCCTGCACAGCGGGCTCCGGGAATTTCCCCGTAGCTGAGGTGACATAATCCACGAGCTCCAGCAATGTTTGCCTCTTGATCTCCTTCTCCTTGACATCCTTGGTCGGGTCCGTGAAGTCGAAAACCACACAGCACATGACCACCTTCCGGAGAAACAAGCTGGGCTTCTCTGGCGCCGGCGCATCCCGTAAGCTCGGAAGCGCCTCAAACACGGGCGGCGCCAAGAAACCATTGCTGACACCAGCACCACCATGATGGGCGTTCTTGACGGTGTAATTCTGGCCGGGATTTGTGACCGCGGCTGTATAATTGTTAGGATTGGCGATCCTACTAGACATGGTCAAATCCGTGGTGGTTCTTGCATCAGGCAGCGACGAGCCGACTCCGGCCAAATCCTTCTCCCCGGACTTGCCCGGCTTCTCCTTCTTGGGAAGCCGGCCCAGGATTTGCTTAATCATAACGGATCGTCCAAACAAGCAACTCGATCAAAATTCACGAATCCATCATTCCTCAATCTGatcatcaaattaattaaaacgCCGTAAGAAGCAGGGAAACGAATTCACCTCATATAtagcacaaaacaaaaaaaaaaaaaccgcaccTTGCTAGGATCAAATCGACGCCTCCGGAGCCAAATCCGCGATCGAGACGACCCCTAAAACCGCGCCTTTTTCACGAGAAACACAATCAGTGACACCAATAAAAAGAAGAACCGTGCGGAGAGTCAAAAAGGGAAAGGGGGGGTAAAGAAAAAGGCAGAAAAATCCCGCCTTTTTTTCCCGAATTTCCACGCGAATTGGCCCCAGGGGGAAGGGAAAGGCCGCGAATTGGATCGATTCGTGGAGAAAACTATGGGGATTTCGCCGTGGAGGAGGCGTCGCCGGTCGGGTTCTTCCTGCGATGCGAGCACAGTGGGGAGAGAGGCAGTGGGTGGGGCGAAGCCAAAATGGGAGAGAAAACTAAAAAGCAGAGGAGGAGATgatggatagagagagagagagagaggaaaatataatctttttgttttttgtttttggacCTAATCCAAAATGGATAGCTTCGTTTTGGTCCTAAATATTCTGGTGCACATTTTGTGTTGCACCCAGTGAAGTGCAATTTCAGTCTTGTGTGGACTGTAACTTTCAGTGGCAGcacaaaaacatttttattttttcatggggatgcttttctttttcttttttccgttTTTATATGTGTTTTAGTACTTATGTATGATaatccctccattctaaaatatatagtaattTATGATCGGATTGGATATATCATAGTATAACGGGACATGcccttgtccagattcgttgatTAGGATGCGACTAATTCGATactagtttttatattttgaaacagaagAGTAGATTTATGAAGATTGATTGTTCTACCATTCATAGCGACATTCTCCTAGATTCAATGAAACTAGATTGCCATGTCATCAGGGGCATGTGATGGTTGTCTCAAAAATCAATTTCATGTTAGTTAAGATGGTCTAATAACTGTTTCTGTACTATTTAGCAGATATCTGAACTTTTTTCCTATTGATAAAGATTACCTAAGAACATAACTACccccaagaaaagaaaaacataggattcggtaacataccctttttttttctcactctaACACTTTACTTACCCCTATATCAAAGATACATACATCATGATTTATGAAGCTGTCGTTTTGTTGATGGCACAATAATGCAAAAGGAAATATTCTTATTTCACTTTAGAATATAAACCGTATGCTTTTAGAACTGAAACTCTTCTTGGTGAACTGTCTTTCCTCTGAGTACGCTTTACGTGTACCCTTAAGAAAGAAGGGCTAAATAAAGGTCCGTGACAAATGAGAACTCATGAGAAGAAATTTCTGATTTGAACTAATTGAATATATAAGCATGCcatataaaacaaaataaactaatGATGCAACCATGGCCAAAACGATAGACTTGTAACAGGTCCAACATGCCACTAGGAGGAGAAGACCAGAGGCAGTCAAATCAAACGCATATACTTTTATTGGGTCACCATTTAGGACGGTCAAATCTCACCTTTTTATGTCGAAAATCACATGGTCAAATATCAAACCAGATGCCCTGTTCTTCAGCACGAGCAAGAATGTAAGACCCATCATACACTGAATTTTTCAACCACAAGAACATTATTTCTTATTTCAACTGAATTTCCATGCGTGCTTAACATAATGGATGATTCAGGATGATTACTGGATTGATGGTGATTCCTGATTACTGAATAAAGACAGCTAgtgaggggaagggaggggggggggggcggctaATCTGCCTCTGGTGTCACTATTAGGACCATGAGTAACAAATGGCTGAAAGAAAGGCATGAGAGAAATGTCACATTCAGAGCAGTGTGATTAAAGCAAAGGCCAGTGTTTTGCTGTGCTGTGCCTTAAGCGTTGCTTATCTGTCCACCTGCTTGTGCAAGCAACTTTTACCTAATCCCCTCCACTTTACTGTGTGCTCTTGCAGATTGGTTTAACCCTAGCTAATTAACTAGTAGGCACCAAAATAAAACCAATTAGGAAACAGCAGAGAAAAAGTGAGCAGGTGTACATGTACATTCAGACATAAAGAGATGAGAAGCTAGATTGCATTAACACAGATAGAAAATGGTGGTAGAAAATTACCATTTTGTACAGTCTCTCGTAATCGAAGTAAAGCAAAGCCTGATGCTGCTTGAAAAGATTTACATCACCAGCTCCTCGAGTGAAAGAAATAAGGGAAGAACACAAGATGCAGTAAAATTCAGGATGAGCTGCAGAAGAACAGATCAACTGAATTTGCGTGCGGAACCTGAACTGCAGCTTCGTTTCATTCTCCGATCGATCGCTGTCGAATGTAGGTGGATCGCAAGTAGCACAAGGCAGCACAACAGGCAGTTCATCTCTATGTTACCCAGATACAGGGTTACGGATACGCGATAAGTTGATACAAGGATGCAACACTTTTCAGAAAATATGGATATGGggatatgtatatgtatgtacatacatacataacacgtatatctatatatctttatttttactattataaaaattaaaaatgtttttggggaaactcttttaatcactcgagtggatgtccacccgtttaatgcatatcatctaaatagttataaaaaaattgtcaagatagatcaatatataatatatcactccacaaacatgcatgttaaaattcatcttctacaagttgtaacaaaaataacaaataaaactcaAATTAGTATACGTATATTTGCAGttagatttgttatttttgttacaacttgtagaagttgaatttacatatgcatgtttgtggagtaatatattatatattgatctaccttgtcaattttttttaaaattttttcataactatttagttgacatgcaataaacgggtggatgTCCACTTGGgtgattagaatccatctccaaTGTTTttccggtactttggtacgtcatctgtgtatgagtcagtttttaagttcgtttgattttgaaaatacagatatgtatttgagtcgtgttttaaattcgttcgctttCGAAAATACGAAAGGATTCGTACAAGATATCTTTTTataaaaactcgcatgctaaatTGAGATgattggactcctaattgcagcacatgattttctagaaatatatatatccaagtgaattcacacagtgaatttcaccttaactaaaccgtataaaaataataagattaaaataaccttcacccGTTACAGCGCATGTGAATTGAGGGTGGATAGGGAGAGAGTAGCTACTCCCGGTAGTAActtatactcaatttcaacaatggtgcccgggcaccatagagcaccaaacaaaattgtgagtatatacctagttataataattcgattcatacttatacctatcaacaaaacaactcaaatttaactttatttcacaatacatgattacatacctaactaattatatgtatggatgctatatacctagaatcaaaatctaacaaaaacaagttcaaattcagttcaaacttgctttgaactagttagtaaagtagttaatgttaatacctaagtaattgaaaaaatctcatactcatttgaattgggtatatactcaatttcaacaatagTGCCCGGGCACATGGAGCaccaaataaatttaatatatatatatatatatatatatatatataggaaaatgattCTGTACACCCAGGTGTATGTACTCCCGCTTTGATCCACCGTCCATCGAAGGAAAGCACCGATCAATCCATCCCACCCTCCTACCGGGTGTTTGTATCAAACCCGTTtgatccttttctttttgaaaagaaattctATTAATTCTGAATTATCCCGGCCTAATCGGAAGGCACAACAATACTGATCTGTTTCATTAATAAATAGCaagttcgtcggcggcggtagTTCGATCTACCGCGTTCCCAGCTGCCAGTCGGCGCGGTGTCTCTTTCATCCCGTCGATCGCTAGTCACCCTCGCCGGACGGCTGCACTGCTCTGACTCTAGGCTGTGCCTCGGTGTACCGACGCCGTCCGCGCGCCGCGATAGTGGTGCCTTCCGCCGGGCGTGCAACGGAGTAATCGAACTCATCAAGCCAGGAAGATGAGCACCGTAACATTCTATTCTGCCATGTCCTTCCGTTTCCTGTTCTTTGCTTCTTGTTTATGCATGGAGATCGAAGCTTCTGTTTAGTTCTTCCATTAATCTATTTCTATTGCTTACAGATCACTCGCGCTCCCTCGGCTGCTGCGGCCGTTTTTTAAATCGATTGGCGACGGCACGGCATGGCGGCGTGCTAACAGATCCACCCACGTATCAGATCAAAGCAGAGATGATCGCGGCGTTTCTTCATCCAAGCGCAGCCGAGTAGCCAATCCGTTGCACTAGTCAGCGTGCTTCGTCCCTTGGTCGTTTCCAGGCGACGGTGCCACGCCATGCTGATGGCGATGAAGTCGACGATGCACTATTTTCTGGGATAGATACTActttttcctcctccttttttcAAACAACTATACTCCTTTTTCCATCAATGATAAAAGTAGTATCATAACATACTGCTTTTGTtttgaatatatatactatcttttttttgcgggggaaTATGTATACTATCAATTTCATCTAGTATACTTCATTTTATGGCTCATTATATAAACCATTCGGTGAAACCAAGTGATATACATACTATTTGCTTAATTATTTAATAAGTACCACTCGGTGAAGTATTATGTACTtcattaattattttgctaataatctaataaaaaGGTGCATCCATACATACCTTCTATCGACGATCGATGTACTACAATACTGCATACTAGGTGCcattaaaaaatagtatatacTGCTTCAATGAGGATTTCAGTATATGCTGGATACTTTTAAAAAACAGTACATACTCATTAACTAAAAAAGACAGTACATACTTCTCATTAACCGATTGATTTAGTATATACTGGAAACTAAAAAAGACACAACATATTTCTCATTAACCGATTGATTTAGTATATACTGGAAACTAAAAAAGACAGTACATACTTCTTAACCGACTGAGTTAGTATATACTGGATACATGATAAAAACAGTACGTACACCTAATTAACCGATCGAGTACTGGATACTTAGAAAAGAGCAGTACATACTCATTTCAATAGATCAGTATACTAACGTTAAAGTAAAGAAGGTTATATACTGATACTAAATAATAAAAAGTATGCATTCCTACATAAAAAATAGTATACATATACTGTACTACCTCCaaacaaagttgtatatatgtactgCTACAACTATTTAAAAGGTACTCCAGTATATACGGCAACTACTACTACGTAAACTAGTATAAATACTGCTACGCATTGCTTAATTTTTTGACGGTGAAAAAGTGCTGATACAGTTCATTCTGAATTCTCAGTATATACTCAGTGACGACACTGTTAATTTATGAATCTCATCAGTGACATATACTACTTTTTAAACAGTACACGAGGAAAAACAAGTATATACTTGCCCGCTACCTCAACTATATCAAAATTTGAACCTAACGTATGTCCGTATGTACCGGCCTAACTGCATGCATCCAGAATTCGAAAAATACAAAAGTGAACGGTAATTTATTTTCccatttaatttaattatttattatcaACTAATGGATATCCACTAAgaagagggagtacatacacctCGGAGTATAAAAGAGtcgtcctatatatatatgtgtgtaccTGTCCACCTCACATGAAGGTTTCGGGTCTCAACCCACTAACGGTTGGAGAGAATATCCACAAATCCACTTTTCTTGAAAAATTGGATCACTGCGCTATATGTTCTGCATGCTGAGGCATTTgaatgttgtgcatgcatggCTTGTTGATCCGCACGCATGCAAGGCCGTGCGACCAGGAGAGTagtttgtgtggaggttgctaCGGAGACTCCATATAAGTTTACGGTGATGTAGGGTAGAAGAGGAGTGAGCAGAAGCATCCTTTGGAGTTGTGAGCAAGCAGATCATTTCTGCAGATATTTGATGGAGCAGAAACCCTCCGGTGGAAAGGGCAAAACATCGTCGGCGAGTTCTGTTCCGTCGCCTTCTGCGGTGCCAGAAGACGTCAACGCGTGATGTCGAGCGGCAGAAGCCGGTGGTAGCCGTACGCGCATCGTCGCCTGTGAGTTCTAGCAAGCAGCACAATCCGGCGGAGGCAGAAGTCGGAACCACTTCAGCTAATGGTGTCATGCAGCAGAAACCTGCCCGCAGATTGGTACATATCGGagattattttttgtttatgttctgttgaaaatttttctcttgtttgtttgtttgtttggttcTGACTATTTGGTGCGTTCTTTGGTCAGGAATGATTTTGTGCATTGCATGGATACTGCTGCGCGGAGTAAAGAGATGAATCACTCTCTCCAGAAATATGACATTCATTTGGATGGATGTCATCCTCTTCCCATGAGAAATCCTAGGAATAGATAGATGCGCTTGGTGTTCACTTCATGATATTCGTGCAGCTTACAACATGAATTTCAGAAGCAGCGAAAGACCTCGGCGCAGCAGTAATGGTTGCGAACATGTGTCCAAGGAGAACATGTAGCCAGTAGTGAAATGATCAGAAAATTTGTAATATACCTCAAAATAAAATAGCAGAACATCAATTGAAAGAAatcccaggaaaaaaaaattgcatctcaaCAAGAAAATCTACTGCTTCTGGCCGGCAGAAAATATATGTTAGCTGGTCAATTTAAAAAACTGGCAGAACGTCAGCTAAAGAAATTGGCAGAACATCATCGCCGTTAAAAAATTGTTGGCAGAACAACCACCTAATTTTTCTCTATACCCAGTTTTTAATAGCAGTACATATTCTGCCTATTGCAAGCTAACAGAAGTACATATTCTGCCTATTGAAAGATAATGGAAGAAAATCTTCTGCTCAGAATTTAATCACAACCGCATAAAAGAAGTATGCAAGTTCGTGTAACAGAAAGCTAATTAAGCTTCCGTTCCAAAATCAACGGATAGGATAGCAGAATAGAGTCTGTGAGCTGTGAAAGGAGCAGAACATCGGATGGAAATGGAGCAGAAGATTAAATTCAAAGAAGAACCTTCAGCTCCTGCTCCTGCAACTGAATCCCATCATGTAATATGTGTTAGTGTGAACGCAAAATATGATCTTGCGGCTAAACCTAAAGTCGGCAAAGAGATATTTTGTTTAgagcgatcgctacagtgatcgaTCTCTCATGAACATCACTGATCGGGGGATAACCGCCATATCCTAGTGTCGGTTCCCCCTGTGTGCAGTGGCTATAAATAGAAATCGATACTTAAGTGCAAACCCTAAGATTCGATTGCTACCCGATCAAGCAAAACCCACTGAGAACACAGGGAAGAACCGAAACACATCTCTCTCTGCGCTTCCAaacaagagagaaagagagaagaacaaaGACAGAGAATGGGAACCTCTGGAGATCAAGGTATGACTCAATCCCATTTCAATTTGTAGTTCCACTTTGTGCCAAACCGATCCAAAACAATCCaacaatggtatcagagccaggttTGGCCTCAAATTGGAACACAATAAGTGTTTATGTTCAAGTTGTTCTTCGTTTTCATGCCCAAATCCCTCTGTTAAAGTTGAAATGAGCCAAAATCATGCAATCCCGAAGCATAAGAAATGGAATTAGGCCTTCTAGGGTTTCGGCTTGAAGAAATTAGAAGAAGGGGAAGGAAAATTTCATGCAAATC
The Oryza glaberrima chromosome 8, OglaRS2, whole genome shotgun sequence DNA segment above includes these coding regions:
- the LOC127782238 gene encoding serine/threonine protein phosphatase 2A 57 kDa regulatory subunit B' theta isoform-like, coding for MIKQILGRLPKKEKPGKSGEKDLAGVGSSLPDARTTTDLTMSSRIANPNNYTAAVTNPGQNYTVKNAHHGGAGVSNGFLAPPVFEALPSLRDAPAPEKPSLFLRKVVMCCVVFDFTDPTKDVKEKEIKRQTLLELVDYVTSATGKFPEPAVQEVIKMVSTNLFRVPNPAPRENKPLESFDMEEEEPVMDPAWPHLQIVYELFLRFVQSPETDAKLAKRYVDHGFIIKLLDLFDSEDPREREYLKTILHRIYGKFMVHRPFIRKAINNIFYRFIFETEKHNGIAELLEILGSIINGFALPLKEEHKLFLVRALIPLHKPKCVSMYHQQLSYCVTQFVEKDCKLADTVIRGLLKYWPITNSAKEVMFLGELEEVLEATQPAEFQRCMVSLFRQIARCLNSSHFQVAERALFLWNNDHIEVLIKQNSKVILPIILPAIERNTKEHWNQAVQSLSLNVRKIFMDHDPVLFEECLKKFEEDEAKETALRSKREATWKRLEEIASSKTISSEPAVPPEATVH